GTACAAACAGATGGAAAAGTatagaaagttttttaaaagacaggaccTAGAGCTAAGGGAGATTTTGGTATTTTTAAtcatgcaggtttttttttatacctTTTAACACCAGTTGCAGACTagaaagttttgctttttttgttttttctttcagaatggaGATCTAATCATCTCATGGCCATAAAATCTAGTTGTACCTTCTTTCTATGTATTTATCTAGCCTCTATCTTTAACCCAAGCACTAAGTTACTCTCATGATAACCTGCTTTTTTCTAATGATTTTTGACCATCATAGATATCAGTGACGCTGACTAAAATagtttaagaaggaaaaaaattctaaacttagcaaatttaaaatcttattccccaaatatattttcatatcttGCTGATGGCAAATCAACTGTCTtcatatttgatttattttagcaACAAAATTTTTCTTGGTTTACACTGTAGGAAGCCTTACCCTGTGCTGTTAGTtcagcatccatgtgtttctGCATTCTGATAATGTGTGAAGACTGCTTGTGTAGCACACCCAGATGACTAATCTGGTCACTCTGCTTTGTTCTCTGACATGCTTGTCATGTGTGTCACAAGTagtccctcttcccaaaatttTTATTCCTAGAAAACACATAATGTTAGCAAAAAGTCTCCAGAACagtttaagggctggagagatgactcagcagttgagtaCATGCTGCTTTTCCAGTGCACCTGAATTCAGTTCGCAGCACTCATAgcaggtggctcataactgcttGCAATTCCAGTTCCGGGGATCTGGCCTATGCGGGCACACCccaccacactacacacacacacacacacacacacacacacacacacacacacacacgcacaccccttTTTAAATTAAGTATAATTGTTAAAATGAGACATTTGAATATGTTTATAAGGTTGGAATTCTTGGGGAAAGTTTTTCTTAAATATAGTTGGCAAGTATTTGAAGTCTTGGGTATTTCTTTTTGTCATAATTAATAGGTTGGCCTGTATGTAGAAGCTTACctagaaaataattcattttactttaaaTGTCAAGTCCAATGGATTTGCTTTGATGAGTTTTCTTATATTTGCTTTTTTGTCTTGCCATTTTGAATCTCGATTTATGGTCTGTGACTTAGAATTTTTAAACGTGTTCTTTATTCTTGTTGACCTAAGCAATTTTCTTCTAGTGAGTGTTGGAAACATAGAGACATACTTAATTGGCATTTAATATCTGGAGAGCAATGAGGGTAGTTTTTTTGCAGTGCTAGAAATAGGTCAACCAAATGTCATTAGTGCTCATCTTTGGGAATGTGTTGACCCTAAGAAATATACAAGGGCCTGAATCTTGACAGTGATTTatgtcaaaataaacaaaagaaaaaaccaaataaGTTCATCAAAGATAAATCACTTTATTTGGTAATATTGTAGTCATTTTTTGAAACAACAGAAGAAAGTATATGTATCTTTATTTAACATAAGATAAATGTGCAGCTGCTAACCTGCTTTTATCTTGATCTGCATCATCACTTTAGTTTTCTAATGTGCTAACCAGGAAGACCTCATGACCGATAAATAGAACTCAGAAGAAGCGTCAGAGTTAAGGTAACAAGGTTTGAAGATAGGAGATGTTCAAGTACTAACCTTCTACCAATATAATTTAGGAATTTTCAAATAAGCAACAATCTACTCTGTCTTCATCCTAATAATCATGTGCTTCTGCCTTTTAGAACCAAAGTCACAACCACAGCACCTTCATCAAGGACAGCACAGAGTATCAAATACTGAACAAAATGGGATAAAAGATAGCAATCAATCAAAACATCTTCCTCGAAACGATACCAGGCAGCCGAGAAATGAGAAACCTCCTCGTTTTCAAAGAGACACCCCCAATTCGAAGTCAGCCTTAGAAAGCAGTGTGTTATCTAGAAACAGAGGCTCTGAAAGACCAGGTGGTTCTTCTGGTCCTGAAGTGTGGGCAGAAGAGAGGATCAAGTGCGATAGACCATATTATAGATATGACAGAACTAAAGACACTTCATATCCGTTAAGTTCTCAGCACAATGATGGCACTTTTAGAAAAAGAGATAACTCTATGCAAAACAGATCAGGAAGAGGTCCATTGTATACAGAGGCAAAAGAAAACCCACTTCCTCAAGAATTCATAGACTATAATAATCAAAAACGtgggaaaagagaaaaccaaacagGTAATCCTGATCATTTTTATGACAGGAAATCACGGACAATGAATAATGAAGCTTTTAGTGGtctaaaaattgaaaaacattttaGTGTAAATACTGATTACCAAAATCCTGTTCGAAGTAATAGTTTTGTTGCTGTTCCAAATGGAGAGACAGAAATGCCACTGAAAGGAAGACGCGTAGGACCAATTAAGCCAACAGGACCTGTCACAACTGTGTCCTATGATgataaagtattttataataGTGGGCCTAAAAGAAGATCTGGGCCAATTAAGCCTGAGAAGGTGATAGAATCATCTATTCCTGTGGAGTATGCAAAGATGTGGAAACCTGGAGATGAGTGTTTTGCACTTTATTGGGAAGACAACAAGGTATGACTGTTTCAGATACAGTGCTCTGTAACATACTATGTAATGTTCTGATGGTACTCTGTAGAAATTGTCATCTGTATGTCTTATTCTGTAATCATACCTGTTTGGGGCCTTTAAAGAGATTTACAGATGTGtaattcataaaagaaagaatatttaacattTATGTGGGTACTTGGAATTTGCTTATCTTACATATGAGAGCCATATCAAAATGATTAAACAGTTTAGCTCTGTTTCACTTATCATTTGCTAAATGATAGATGTTTAGTTTCTTGCAGATTTTACTGATGGGGGAAGATCATTTCAGTGGTACAAAGTTAttgcaaatttttatttaaaaatatatactgtaaaaaagaggaaattatataagctagtttttctttttaaaccttgcaacaaataaatgaatagttACTAGTTGGctaaaaggggaaggaagaattgggcagaaaagaagacaggaaaaagtCAAGTGGTAAGAATCTGGTgagagagccgggcgatggtggcgcacgcctttaatcccagcactcgggaggcagaggcaggtggatctctgtgagttcgagaccagcctggtctacaagagctagttccaggacaggctccaaagccacagagaaaccctatctcgaaaaacaaaactaaacaaaacaaaaaaaaaaatctggtgagAGCTGGGAGACAGGTGAgcacagaaagggaagagaacCCAGAATGTTACTTGTTTTTTAACTTTGTTGGTTCATTGAAAATTTTGTGTCATGTTTGATTATATTTGCTTCCCATCCCAACTCTTTTCAGATCCACTCCTCGttccctacccatccaactttgtgttttgttttcaaaatttattatttaaattttattatactcatcaagtccagtttgtgctgcccatatataTATGTCGCAGATGTGGGGACACTGACTGTAGCACGGTCTACTTCCCAGGGTACAATTTATGAGAAAACGGACTCCACCTCTctcagcagctcacagctgccagaATTCCTCTGTGAGGAGGGGACTTAGcactcctcccctttcccttctgtgACGTAGTCTGACTTCAGCTTGCTggggccttgtgcttgctgtcACAAGCACTGTGAGTGGGACGTGTCCCTGCTAGgcccagaaaacattttttccatGTAGTCATCCACTGCCTCGGCTCTAACACTATTTCTGCCCTCTCTCCCATTGTGGTCCTTGAGCCATGGGGGAAGGGgctgtgatatagatgtcccatttagaacTAAACATTCCATTATCATTCTCTGCACCGTGACTGGTTGTGGGTGTCTTTGTTAGTTACTCTCTGCTgtaaatagaagcttctctgatgtgaGTTGATAGATGGGTGTAACAACCAGTCTGTCAGATGGTTTCATACCATGGCCATTAAAGCTGAATGACACGAGTAGTAGGTTCTAACACAGGGACTATGACCTCTCCAGCCACAGGTTCTTGGTCCAGATCGTGGTACCAGCTATGGGCTTCAACTTGTGAggtgggccttaagtccaattagaaagtGGCTGCTTATGCTCATTATGTTCATGCCCCTGTTGTACCATTGGGCATGTCCTGTCAAAGCAATCATTATTCCTGTTGGCAGGATTCATGTCTGAATAAGACTgatgcttccttttctcctctagtAGTGCGCCTAGTACCTTTCAGAACtctgaaagctagccagtaggaATGAAGCTCTCAGGTTAGCACTAGCTTGCTCTCTATCTCCATATACTGTGCCTTCAGTATGTACTCTTCAGCTGGAGCATATCATTATGGCAATGCCTTGTATTGTGTAGAGTCTACGGGAACTCTCTGGTTAACAACTCCAAAAGAGGTAACCCCCTCTTGGTATAtatagggctttttgtttgttagcTTGTAAATGCCTTCTCAGGGCATTGTCACCCTGTTATAGGCTAGCTCTATTTAATCtcaatctctctgtctccccctctctccctctctccctctccccacgtgcgtctgtgtgtgtgttttgaagctTCTACAGAATAGTAGCAGGTTTATATAGGACTGTTTCTAAAGGTCTTTATTATTTATCCCTTGTTCCCTCCCCGACCCTGTCCTCCCATTCCCACccaatttaactttttctgttcaattatttttctatctgtctTTCCTTCTAACATCCTCCCTCCCCTTACTAATTTCCTAGCCTCTTTGGCATTCCAATTGAAGCATGCATACCTGCAGATATAAAGCTCATATTCATAAATGAAACACTTGTCTTTTTCAGTCTGGGTTACCTTCATTTCCCTGtatatttcataattttgtttttctgaacagCTAAGcaatattccattatgtaaatataacacattttccttatccattcatcagttgatagaCATCTAGGCTGCCTCTTCCTGGCTGTTGTGAATAGAGCATCAGTGAAAATGGATGAGCAGGTATCACTAGAGTAGGGTACAGAATCATCTTTGTGGATTTTCAAAAGTGATGTAGCTGGATCGTGTGGAAgatctattttcagttttttagGACCTGCTACAgatttccacagtgactgtaCCAGGTTGTTTCTTGaccattttcatttcattttttgagaactctgtttagttcCGTCTCCATTTTACAATGGAATTTTAATCTTTAAACGACTGTGCCAATAGCTCATGCTTGGAGTGGGATAGTATGCCTaacttattttttccttcctggGATTTGGTGTGGTCTAAGCTCACATAAGTTTTATACAAgctgtcacaactgctgtgagttcatacacTGCCCTGCTGGGTCCAGAAGATAATCTTTGCCTGTTATCATCCACTACCGTACTTTTTCTACTCCTTGCAGCTTGGGAAGCCAGTTACAGTATTTGTGTTTCCTTTAGGGCTAAGCATTCTGCAGTCTCGAACTCTCTGAACCTTGGCCAGTGGTGGGTCACTGTGTCAATTACCATCTACTACAAAAAGATTTTTGATTGATCTATGAAGTATAACAATTAAGAAATTGTTTTGatactgtgtccatttagcagCATGTTATTGCTTTTGGTTGAATGCCATTTTCATATTATTAATCCTACAATCCATGAGCACGAGagttttttccttcttctggtatcttctttaatttctgttttcaataaCTTAGGTTTTCATCATGTAAGTCTTTCACTTTGTTGGCTGGATTTATTCTAATATATTCTATTTGAGAAAAATTTagtcattttatgtgtatgagtctgcatatatgtatgtgcaccatgcgtgtgcctggtgcccatggaggtcaggcaGAAGAGGGGTGTCAtattcccctggaactagagttacagatggttgtgaatatGTTCCTGGCTGGTGCTagtggaggtcaaaagaagggGTCAGATCCCCTAAATTGGAGTTATAAATGCTTGTGAGCTCctgtatgtgtgctgggaaccaagccaaGTTCTTCATCaagaacaacaaatgctcttagtcactgagtcatcttccaggCTTAGGATATTTCATTTCATACTCTGAGGCCATGATGAATGCTTTTTGTTTCTagatttccttctctgtgtgtttgtcattTGCATATAGGAAAGCTACTGAGTTTTATTTACCTGTTTTATAGTCTGCCACTTTGCTGAACATAGTTATCAGCCTCAAGTAATGACAGCAACACTCATCAGCTAACTCTTGGCAAGTCTAAAACCATCTCTTTCAGGAGCAAGGATATCTCCTTGGTACTCTTGTTCATTGCCAAAGACATAGAAGCCTTGGATATGAATGATCAGCCACAAATAAATGGAGTAACAGAGAACAGATCTGCCTGTTTGCTCATAATTGAAATTGGCAGACGAGTTCCTTCAGCAAGTTTTGAGTATTAAACAAACAATAACTTAGCAGTTGATAGACACCAGGTTGGGAATATGAAGTTAGTTTTGACTGTGTGTACTGATATCCAGATGCCTCCCAGAACTTGATacactttttaataaaattttaatcttaaTTATAATTGTCTCTAAAAAATCAGTGTGCTGGTAGGATCAAATACAACATTTCTTTTCAATGAAACATTCTAGTTATTTGTCATTCTATTAGCCTATACTTAATAGATACTTTATCTATATaaagactgtattaattaagaaCATAGAAAAAACCCAATGTGTTGAATTCATTTGTTACccatattatatacatttataaaaatggtCCAAACTATCTTgatattcaaaacattttttaatacttttaagtAACAGAAATCGGCACTGCTCATCTTGTGAAGAGATGGTACTAGTTCTCTCCTAAAGCCATCCTGTTAAGAggcatattttaaatgttttgtcaAGAAGAGACAATttccagattttttaaattagaaacaaagatagaaatttaagaaaagaaatggacTATAACTAGCATCAGGAAACTGTGccttaattttattataataatgttTTAGAGATGGTCAACTTGTATATTCCAATGTTAATGTTTACACAGTTCCACATAATACCTTGTTTTATGTCCATTGAACTTAGAATTTGAGGCAGCTTTCTGACTCTCTTTACACTATAAAACTAACtcaattattttcttcctctgaacTTGAATATTATAGCAATAACCTCCAAATTGTTTTCCTTGCCTGTAATCTTAGATCTCTCAAGTTTGTCATTGATATTGGTCTTAGACCACATGAGCGTGCTACTTAAAATCTCTTGCCTATACATGAACTCTCTTACCTATACGAACTGTTCATAGACCCTTCATTATCTAAACTTTACTACTTACTGAtcctaattttttatttgttgagcaGTCATGTCATATCATAATTAGTTTAAAACTTCTATTATTAGTTGCCTGTGTTCATCTTCATGGCCCCATAACTTcccctagaatttttttttttagctaaacaTTCTTCAACTTTAAATGAATTCCTTCCTCTCAGAAAGCTCATCCTGAATTCTCAGCGCTTTTCAGTTGCACGTCATTACATCTGTAGTTCACTACTTTCCACGTTATAgataagtttttctttgtttttaacatgGATCACCTTTATTAAGCTGTggggtacttaaaaaaaaagaaattaaacatacAGCTTTATTTGGCTCTGGGGTTCTTAAGTAAGGCTTCTTAGAAGTCTCCTCTGTGTCAAGGCTGTATTTTAGAGAGCTGAAGATAAAAACCAGAGAAATGGAATACTGCAGTCTTTTGGTTACTGCACGGAATCACAGAGCTAAAGATTAAGCTGTAAGTTCCTAAGAAGGCATTGCCTTCTTACTTGTTTTCCTGGGCTACCGTATGATTGTTGAACTTATTGTGAACTGACATAATTTGAGAAGTTTAAAATTGAAACATACACTCAAAACAACTCAGAGCACAATAGTGAGTCTAAGAACaatagaggaaggaagagaggaatatTTGCTAAAGCCCTGAGATAAGGCCGTCCCAGCATGTTGCTCTAAGCTAAGTAGAACCCAGACGTGAAAAGGAAACCTCAGGGATTAATCTAATCCTTATATGAGATGCACtagttattaataaaatatatcaatTAAGAATCAACTCGTTCCTGGTCCATACTTATAAAATATATCAATTAAGAATCAATTCGTTCCTGGTCCATACTTGGAGTTATCTAACCTTTAGAAGGATGTGgagaatatgatttttttttaccttttctcattttattgagatattaaaatacattaagatATACTGGCAGAGTAGACATTGCCTCTATAGACAACACTGATGTCCTATGTGAAACTTGTTTTTGCCTCCTCAGTTTTACCGAGCAGAAGTTGAAGCCCTCCATTCTTCCGGCATGACTGCAGTTGTTAAGTTCACTGACTACGGCAACTATGAAGAGGTGCTGCTAAGCAATATCAAGCCCATTCAAACAGAGGCGTGGGTATGTGATCCAAATTCTGTACAAAGGCTactctgaagaaaataaatagttcTAAGAGATTAGGTGTAGTCATACAAAAATTGCAAGTGAGAAATGCTGAGTTCCTTTCAAAGTGGCTATTCCAACTAAAGAGGTCACTTTATCTGAACTGAGAATGAATGCACTACAATCCCTTACATGTATATTGTGCTGTTAAATCATGCTTTGGAAATAGCTACCCTTGTTTGGGTTTgccaaatatttttatgtgtaaaattgggttttatgaatattttctttttcagattacCTTAAATTCAGTTAAGTTATATCCAAAATTTGTCAAATTTCAATCTCAATGGGAAACatcattttgtttattgtttgaggTACCTATACAATCAGGAAAAACACTTTAAATTATGTATGGTTTTGTACATTGTTTACCGCATGCATGTctttacacatgtatatgtgcagaGTAACTGAATATCAACTTAGTAATTACTTGATTAGTTTTGTTGCCAGTTGTTTGACAAAGCTGTATAATAACTGAGATCGTGTAAGTTAGAATTTCTCTGGCCAGATATAGCCCATATTTTATGGGACTTGCTAACTTTATACAGGCTGATTATCGTCCACATGTAAGTACAAATACCCATAGAAAAGTGTCCTCCAgtgttcattttcattaatttgttGCATTTTCCCTAAAGTGTCAAAATAAGCAGAAAATCAGATCATCCTGCCGGCAGC
Above is a window of Microtus pennsylvanicus isolate mMicPen1 chromosome 15, mMicPen1.hap1, whole genome shotgun sequence DNA encoding:
- the Tdrd3 gene encoding tudor domain-containing protein 3 isoform X4; this encodes MLRLQMTDGHTSCTAVEFSYISKISLNTPPGTKVRLSGVVDVKNGFLLLTDSNTTVLGGEVEHLIDKWELQRRLSKHNRSNIGTEGGPPPFLPFGQKCASNVQVDSRELDRRKTLQVSMPVKPTNDNDEFEKQRTAAIAEVAKSKETKTFGGGGGGARSNLNMGAVSHRSREVLPKERPSKSESKHEGVYRELVDEKALKHITEMGFSKEASRQALMDNANNLEAALNVLLNSNKQKPAVGPPPRGRGKGRGRSRSEDEEDLGNARPSAPSTLFDFLESKMGTLNVEEPKSQPQHLHQGQHRVSNTEQNGIKDSNQSKHLPRNDTRQPRNEKPPRFQRDTPNSKSALESSVLSRNRGSERPGGSSGPEVWAEERIKCDRPYYRYDRTKDTSYPLSSQHNDGTFRKRDNSMQNRSGRGPLYTEAKENPLPQEFIDYNNQKRGKRENQTGNPDHFYDRKSRTMNNEAFSGLKIEKHFSVNTDYQNPVRSNSFVAVPNGETEMPLKGRRVGPIKPTGPVTTVSYDDKVFYNSGPKRRSGPIKPEKVIESSIPVEYAKMWKPGDECFALYWEDNKFYRAEVEALHSSGMTAVVKFTDYGNYEEVLLSNIKPIQTEAWEEEGTYDHTIEFRRGGDGQPRRSTRPTQQFYQPPRARN